One region of Haloterrigena salifodinae genomic DNA includes:
- a CDS encoding Gfo/Idh/MocA family protein, which translates to MIGEGIGIGIVGLGGMGNLHARSVQELGATIVAGADLVSEQREQFADEFGARTYETHEELVVDEAVDAVIVATPNRFHEPIAVAALDAGCDVLIEKPLAHTLESAERIAETAARANSVCMVGFHNRHAASMAMFDEQHARGRFGDLTHVEANYVRRRGVPGPGSWFTSPELAGGGALLDIGVHALDLALYALDFPEIVEVSGVTRTTFGTDAEYADPEGFGDNWDAEAETYEVDDSVSAFIRCADGQTISLEAAWATNREENMDFRVRGTQSGAQFTIGDTDLQILEAGTAGCDHYADVNLSGDSTMTGYSEQDERFLEAIATAGVPETNTVEEALTVQRVIDAIYRSSELDQTTQLAESPTEQAVQLD; encoded by the coding sequence ATGATCGGCGAGGGGATTGGGATCGGAATCGTCGGCCTCGGCGGTATGGGCAATCTCCATGCTCGAAGCGTACAGGAACTCGGCGCTACTATCGTCGCTGGCGCAGACCTTGTCTCGGAACAACGCGAACAATTCGCTGACGAGTTCGGTGCACGGACGTATGAGACTCATGAGGAACTCGTCGTGGACGAGGCGGTTGATGCCGTCATTGTGGCGACGCCCAACCGGTTTCACGAACCGATCGCCGTCGCAGCCCTTGATGCAGGGTGTGACGTTCTCATTGAGAAACCACTTGCACACACGCTGGAAAGTGCGGAGAGGATTGCTGAGACAGCAGCCCGGGCAAACAGCGTCTGTATGGTCGGCTTTCATAATCGCCATGCCGCGTCGATGGCCATGTTCGACGAACAGCACGCGCGCGGCCGCTTTGGTGATCTCACCCACGTTGAAGCCAACTACGTGCGCCGGCGCGGTGTCCCCGGGCCAGGGTCATGGTTCACCAGTCCCGAACTCGCCGGCGGCGGGGCCCTGCTCGATATCGGGGTCCACGCGCTCGATCTTGCGCTCTACGCGCTTGACTTCCCTGAGATCGTCGAAGTGAGCGGCGTCACCCGGACGACGTTCGGTACCGACGCGGAGTACGCCGACCCTGAGGGCTTCGGTGACAACTGGGACGCCGAGGCCGAGACCTACGAGGTCGACGACTCCGTCAGCGCCTTTATTCGCTGTGCCGACGGGCAGACCATCTCGCTCGAGGCCGCCTGGGCAACCAACCGCGAGGAGAATATGGACTTCCGCGTCCGCGGCACGCAGTCAGGGGCCCAGTTCACCATCGGCGATACGGATCTGCAGATTCTCGAAGCTGGAACGGCCGGTTGTGATCATTACGCTGATGTCAATCTAAGCGGAGACTCTACTATGACTGGCTATAGCGAGCAAGATGAACGGTTTCTTGAGGCGATCGCGACGGCAGGTGTCCCGGAGACGAACACGGTGGAGGAGGCCTTGACCGTCCAGCGTGTGATTGACGCAATCTACCGCTCGAGCGAGTTGGATCAGACGACCCAGCTTGCGGAGTCCCCGACCGAACAGGCGGTGCAACTTGACTGA